ACCATCGACAGCAAAGAGATCGCGGTGCTCGACAAGATCACCACCTGGATGCAAATCAATGGCGACGCCATTTATGCCACGCGCCCGTGGAAGATCTACGGCGAGGGGCCTGACTCGGTCAAGAGTGGCGCCTTCCAGGGCAACAGCATCCGCAAGCTGAATGCTCAGGATATTCGCTTCACGCGCAACAAGCAGAATACCGAAATCTACGCTCTGACCATGGGGTGGCCTGAGAACGCTATGCTCATCAAGTCCATGGGCACAGCCGCTTCCACCAACCCGGGCAGGATTGAGCACGTGCAATTGCTCGGCACCGGCGAACGCCTGAAGTGGAAGCAGCGCGCAGACGGGCTGCATATCGAGCTGCCCAAGAGCTATCATCCGCCGGTGGATTTTGCGGCCGCTCTCAAGGTGTCACTGGCATAGGCCGGTGGCACCGTTATCCTGTAGATCAAAATCAGAAGCAGGGAAGCTAAAGAAGCATGCGTCTTGTGAACTTTCGTGGTGGGGCTCAGGCCGGTTTCGGTGTGGAGCGCGATGGCTTTGTGTATCCTCTCAGCGCCGAAGGATGCGCCACAGAGGCGGAGTTTTTTACCGATGTTGACCGCGGACTGGCCGCAGCTCGCGCGGTGCTCTTGAACGACGGCGCGCAGAAGCTCGCGCTCGCAGATGTGGAATTGCTCGCGCCGGTGACCCGTCCGGGCAAGATTCTCTGCATCGGACTCAACTACCGTGACCATGCCATCGAGTCCGGCATGGAGATCCCCAAGGTTCCCACGGTATTTCTCAAGCTGCCGCACGCGGTCATTGGGCCAGGCGCTGAGGTGGTGTTGCCCGCGCTATCGCAGCAACCGGACTACGAGGCTGAACTTGCGGCGGTGATCGGCAAGCATGCTCGCAATGTGCGCGCGGAAGACTGGGAGCAGTACGTGCTTGGCTATACCGTCCTCAACGACGTGAGCGCGCGAGACGTGCAGTTAGCCACCTCGCAATGGGTGCTGGGCAAGAGCTTTGATACGTTTTGCCCTCTGGGGCCTGCCATTGTCACAACAGACGAACTGCGCGATCCGCATGCGCTTGATATTCAGCTCTCAATTGATGGAGAGACGCTGCAGCACTCCAATACGCGCGAGCTGATCTTCAAGCTGCCGGAGTTGATCGCTTATCTGTCGGCCATCATCCCGCTTGAGCCGGGCGACATCATCAGTACGGGCACGCCGGCCGGCGTAGGGTTGGGGCGCACGCCAAAGCGCTGGCTCAGGCCCGGCGAAGAGATGACCGTGACCATCGAAGGCATTGGCGCGTTGAAGAATCGCACGGTCGCGGCCCGCGTCTGAAAGGAAGTCGCAAAGACCTATGCCTCGAGTTCTGCAGATCGACTCACGAGACAACGTGCTGATTGCGCTGGAAGATCTGCATCAGGGCGAGACCGTCATGATCGGCGGCGAGCCTGTCGTGCTGCCCGCGCCGGTGCCGTGCAAGCACAAATTTGTAACTGAAAATCGCGCAAAAGGTGACCCGGTCGCGATGTATGGCGTTCTGGTGGGCCGAGCCCGCCAGAACATCGCGCGCGGTGAAGTCATCACAGTGCGCAATCTAAGTCATGACAGCGCGGCCTTTACCTCTACCCGTCAAACGCACCCCTGGACGCCGCCCGACATCAGCCGCTGGCAGCAGCGCACCTTTCTGGGCTTCCACCGCGATGACGGCCAGGTGGGTACGCGAAATTACTGGGTGGTAGTCCCGCTTGTCTTCTGCGAAAACCGCAACGTAGAAAGCCTGCAGCGTGCCTTTGAAGAGGAGCTGGGGTATAGCGCCCCGCCCAGATATCGCCGCCTCGTGGCCGAGATGGCGCGCGAGTATCGCGCAGGTAAGGCGGGTTCAGGAAGTATCGGTGTGGAGCCTCAGTCTGAAGCTGCCGACTTGCCCCGGCCGGTCTTTGAGCATGTGGACGGCATTCGCTTTCTCACACATCAGGGAGGGTGCGGCGGGACGCGTGAAGATTCTGATAACCTGTGCGCGCTGATTGCAGGCTATCTGCATCATCCCAACGTGGCTGGTGCAACGGTACTCAGCCTGGGTTGCCAGCATGCGCAGTCCGCCGTTCTTATGGAGCAATTGCGCAGGCGCAATACTTCGTTCTCTAAACCGCTTGTGATTGTGGATCAGCAGACCGCCGGAACAGAAGCCGCGCTGATGGAGCATGCTCTTCGAGAGACCTTTCACGGTCTGGTACAGGCAAATCAGCATCGCCGCCAACCTGCGCCGTTGAGCAAGCTCACCATTGGTCTCAAGTGCGGCGGCTCTGATGGATTTTCCGGCATCTCGGCAAATCCTGCTATTGGACATGTTGCCGATCTGATGGCCGCGCTCGGGGGCAAAGCGCTGCTCTCCGAATTTCCTGAATTGTGCGGTGTGGAGCAAAGCCTGGTGGATCGCTGTGCCACTCAAGAGGCGGCAGACAAATTTGTCAA
The DNA window shown above is from Acidobacterium capsulatum ATCC 51196 and carries:
- a CDS encoding fumarylacetoacetate hydrolase family protein; the encoded protein is MRLVNFRGGAQAGFGVERDGFVYPLSAEGCATEAEFFTDVDRGLAAARAVLLNDGAQKLALADVELLAPVTRPGKILCIGLNYRDHAIESGMEIPKVPTVFLKLPHAVIGPGAEVVLPALSQQPDYEAELAAVIGKHARNVRAEDWEQYVLGYTVLNDVSARDVQLATSQWVLGKSFDTFCPLGPAIVTTDELRDPHALDIQLSIDGETLQHSNTRELIFKLPELIAYLSAIIPLEPGDIISTGTPAGVGLGRTPKRWLRPGEEMTVTIEGIGALKNRTVAARV
- a CDS encoding UxaA family hydrolase; this translates as MPRVLQIDSRDNVLIALEDLHQGETVMIGGEPVVLPAPVPCKHKFVTENRAKGDPVAMYGVLVGRARQNIARGEVITVRNLSHDSAAFTSTRQTHPWTPPDISRWQQRTFLGFHRDDGQVGTRNYWVVVPLVFCENRNVESLQRAFEEELGYSAPPRYRRLVAEMAREYRAGKAGSGSIGVEPQSEAADLPRPVFEHVDGIRFLTHQGGCGGTREDSDNLCALIAGYLHHPNVAGATVLSLGCQHAQSAVLMEQLRRRNTSFSKPLVIVDQQTAGTEAALMEHALRETFHGLVQANQHRRQPAPLSKLTIGLKCGGSDGFSGISANPAIGHVADLMAALGGKALLSEFPELCGVEQSLVDRCATQEAADKFVKLMNDYAARARAVRSGFEMNPSPGNIQDGLITDAMKSAGAARKSGTSPVTDVLDYPEYAVTAGLNLLCTPGNDVECVTAQVAAGANLVLFTTGLGTPTGNPVAPVIKLATNSALAARMPDIIDIDTGSVVTGESSIESMGESILERMVDIASGSLKTKAEQLGQNDFIPWKRGVSL